In Calothrix sp. PCC 7507, one DNA window encodes the following:
- the nadC gene encoding carboxylating nicotinate-nucleotide diphosphorylase, whose product MSKLGVLPPWLVLEPLLRGWLVEDIGRGDRTTNSLLSEDAKPGTAKWIAKAPGIIAGLPVAARVFQLLNEKVSFVAVAAEGAKCEPGQVIAEIHGSLDALLMGERVALNLAMRLSGIATLTNIYVEKIADLPARLVDTRKTTPGLRLLEKYATALGGAINHRMGLDDAVMIKDNHIAAAGGIGEAITRIRSQIPYPLTIEVETESLGQVQEALQYKADIIMLDNMPVEMMRQAVELIRQQDSRVKIEASGNVTLETIRAVAETGVDYISSSAPITQSKWLDLSMRIVL is encoded by the coding sequence GTGAGCAAGTTAGGTGTTTTACCGCCTTGGCTAGTCTTAGAACCGCTTTTGCGTGGCTGGCTTGTTGAGGATATTGGTAGGGGCGATCGCACTACAAATAGCCTACTATCTGAAGATGCCAAGCCAGGAACAGCCAAGTGGATAGCTAAAGCTCCAGGGATAATTGCTGGCTTACCAGTTGCAGCTAGGGTGTTTCAGCTTTTGAATGAAAAAGTGAGCTTTGTGGCTGTTGCGGCTGAAGGTGCAAAATGCGAGCCAGGACAGGTGATAGCAGAAATTCACGGTTCTTTGGATGCGTTGCTGATGGGGGAACGGGTAGCGCTTAACTTGGCTATGCGGTTGAGTGGGATTGCGACGCTCACTAATATATATGTAGAGAAAATTGCTGATTTACCTGCTCGGTTGGTAGATACGCGTAAGACTACGCCAGGGCTGAGGCTGTTGGAAAAGTATGCAACTGCTTTGGGTGGGGCGATTAATCACCGGATGGGGTTGGATGATGCGGTGATGATTAAGGATAATCATATTGCGGCGGCTGGGGGAATTGGAGAGGCTATTACCCGTATTCGTTCCCAGATTCCCTATCCTTTAACTATAGAAGTGGAGACGGAAAGTCTGGGGCAGGTGCAAGAAGCTTTACAGTATAAAGCGGACATTATTATGTTGGATAATATGCCCGTGGAGATGATGCGTCAGGCGGTGGAGTTGATTCGTCAGCAGGATAGCCGGGTGAAAATTGAGGCTTCGGGGAATGTGACGCTGGAAACTATTCGTGCTGTGGCTGAGACTGGCGTTGACTATATTTCTAGTAGTGCGCCAATTACTCAGTCGAAGTGGCTGGATTTGAGTATGAGGATTGTACTTTAA